The DNA region CGGGACCGCGGCATCCGCACCACGGACATCTTCCTCACCGGCCTCATGCGGGCCGGCGGCCTCCCCGACGGGCTCGTACTGACACTGCCGAAGGTGACGTACCCCGAACAGGTCACCGCCTTCGTCCGGCTGCTGGAGGCATTCGAGGAGGCCCACGGCCTGCCGGCCGGGCGGCTCGGCTTCGAGATCCAGATCGAGACCAGTCAGTCCATCCTCGCCGCCGACGGGACAGCGGCGGTGGCCCGCATGATCGACGCCGCACAGGGCCGAGCGACGGGCCTGCACTACGGAACGTTCGACTACAGCGCCTGTGTCGGGGTCAGCCCCGCCTACCAGGCGAGCGACCACCCCGCCGCCGACCACGCCAAGGCCGTCATGCAGGTCGCCGCGGCGGGCACGGGCGTGCGCGTCTGCGACGGCTCCACCAACGTGCTGCCCGTCGGTCCCGCCCAGCAGGTCCACGACGCCTGGCGCCTGCACTACGGGCTCACCCGCCGCGCCCTGGCGCGCGCCTACTACCAGGGCTGGGACATGCACCCCGGCCACCTGCCCACCCGCTACGCGGCCGTCTACACCTTCTACCGCGAGGGCATGGGCGCGGCCGCCTCCCGTCTGGCCGCCTACGTGGCCAAGGCCGGCGGCGACGTGATGGACGAGCCCGCCACCGCGAAGGCGCTGAGCGGCTACCTCCTGCGCGGCATCGACTGCGGCGCCCTGGACACCGCGGAGGTCGTGGAGCTGACCGGCCTGTCCCGCGCGGACCTGGACGGCTTCGCCTCGCCCCGCCGGGGCGGACTGACCGTGACGGCCCCGTAGGCCCTCGGCCCGGCCAGGCGGCTGCCTCAGGCCCCGGCCGGTGGCAGTTCACCCGAGCCCCGCGGGATGAGCCGGGTCGGGAGCTCCACCCTGACCGGGGCGTGGTCGGCCCCGTCCAGGCGGCGGAAGAGGTGCTCCGCCGCCGTACGGCCGACTGCCGCGGCGTCCTGCGAGATGACGGTGATGCCGAGCAGGTCGGCCAGTTCGATGTCGTCGAAGCCGACCAGGGCGATCCTGCGGTCGCACTCCGCGAGGACGCGGACGGCGGTGACCGTCACGCGGTTGTTGCCGGCGAAGAGCGCGGTGACCGGCTCGGGTCCCCGCAGCATGGTCTCGGCGGCCTCCCGGACCCGTGCCGGGTCGGTGGAGCCGAGGGAGACCCAGGAGTCCTCGACCGTGATCCCGGCGTCGGTCAGGGCCGTGTGGTACCCGCGCAGTCGTTCCTTCGCCGTGTGGATGCGCGGCCGGTCGCCGATGAAGCCGATCCTGCGGTGGCCGTGCGCGACCAGGTGGGCGACGCCCTCGCGCGCGCCGCCGAAGCTGTCCGAGAGGACCATGTCGGCCTCGACCCGGCCTGCCGGACGGTCGACGAACACGGTGGCGATGCCCGCCTTTATCTCGGGCTCGAGGTACCGGTGGTCGTCGCCCGCCGGAATCACGATGAGGCCGTCCACACGGCGTGCGCAGAGGGCGAGTACGAGTTCCTGCTCGCGCTCGGGGTCCTCGGCGCTCGATCCGTTGATCAGCAGGGCGCCGTGTGCGCGGGCCACCTCCTCCACGGCCCGGCTCAGCGGCCCGTAGAAGGGATCCGCGAGATCCTCCAGCACCAGACCGATCGAAGCGGTACGCCCCTTGCGCAGCACACGGGCGCTGTCGTTGCGCCGGAAACCCATCGCCTCGATCGCCTCCTGGACGCGGCGCTCGGTGTCGGGTGTGACCCCGGGTTCGCCGTTCACCACCCGGGAGACCGTCTTGAGGCCGACTCCGGCACGGGCCGCCACATCCTTCATGGTCGGCCTGTTGCCGTAACGGGACTCGGAATGACGGGCGGTCATGGCCACGGTGTGCTGTCCTGTCGTCGGATGCGGGCGGTTTCGGCGGCGCTGTCAGGGGTCGGAGGCTGTGGCGTCGAGCATAGGCCCTGGACAACGTTGTCATCTCCAGGGACACTGTGCGGACCATTTGACGGAAGCCGCAGGTCTGGCGCCTCACCCCTCCGGAGAGACAACACCGATGCATACCGACCTCGTCGCCGCGCTCGACATCGGCGGCACCAAGATCGCCGGCGCGCTGGTGGACGGCGGCGGGGCCCTCCTCGTACGGGCGCGGCGGCCGACGCCCGCCCGCGAGGACGAGGAGGCGGTGATGGGGGCGGTGAGCGAGGTCCTGGCCGAACTCATGGCGTCCCCGCTGTGGCACAGGGCCGCCACGGTCGGCATCGGCAGCGCCGGGCCGGTGGACGCCTCGGCGGGCACGGTCAGCCCGGTGAACGTCCCGGGGTGGCGGGACTTCCCGCTGGTGGAGCGGGTCCGCAGGGCAACGGGCGGCCTTCCCGTCGTGCTGGTCGGCGACGGTGTCGCGATGACGGCGGCGGAGCACTGGCTCGGCGCCGCCCGCGGGTACGACAACGCGCTCTGCATGGTGGTCTCCACCGGTGTCGGCGGTGGGCTCGTCCTCGGCGGCAGGCTCCATCCGGGTCCCACGGGCAACGCCGGCCACATCGGCCACATCTGCGTCGACCTGGAGGGTGATCTCTGCCCCTGCGGCGCACGCGGCTGCGTCGAACGCCTCGCCAGCGGCCCGAACATCGCCCGGCGGGCGCTGGAGAACGGCTGGCTCCCCGGCCGGGACGGGGATGTCACCGCGGCGGCGGTGGCCGCCGCCGCCCGGGCCGGCGACCCGGTCGCCATCGCTTCGTACGAGCGGGCCGCCCAGGCGCTCGCGGCCGGTATCGCCGCCACGGCCACGCTGGTCGAGATCGACATCGTGGTGATCGGCGGCGGAGTGGCCGGCGCGGGTGACGTGCTGTTCGCGCCCCTGCGACGGTCGTTGCGCGACTACGCCACGCTGTCCTTCGTCCAGGGCCTCACGGTGGCGCCCGCCGTCATGGGTACCGACGCCGGCCTGGTGGGCGCCGCGGCCGCCGCGACGGCGGTCCCTTCCGGAGCCGGTGACGTGCGGGCCGTGGCCGCGCAGTAGCCGCGCCCCGGCCCGGCGGCCCCGGCCCGGCGGCCCTGGTCGGCCGGCTGCTGCGGCACGACCACCAGGAACGCGTCCCGGTCCAGGTCCATCACGACCTGGGCGGCCACGCCCTCGCCGCGGCGGGCCGCCGCGAACTCCTCCGCGGGCCTGCTGCCCCGCGGCCCTCCCGCGGGGAACTGCTCAAGTACCGTGCGGCGCACCGCACACCTCCTCGTCGCTCCTGTGACTGTCCGCTCCAACGACGTCACACCGGCGTCCGTCACGGCCGGACGGCCGCCGCCCGGACTCGCCGAGCCGGACGTCCCCTGCGGGCGCCGGGGACGGCCGGGTGCCCAAGGGCATCGCCCGGTGGGGTTTCCGCAGCGGGGTGTTGCGGGCAAGCCACAGGGGGCTACGGAAGAGGGGGACGCGTGATCGTCTGGATCAACGGTGCGTTCGGTGCGGGCAAGACCAGCGCCGCGTGCGAACTGATCGACCTGATCCCGAACAGCACCTTCTACGACCCCGAACTGATCGGCGGGGGACTGCGCCACCTGCTGCCCCAGAAGAAGCTCGCCGAGGTGACCGACTTCCAGGACCTGCCGATCTGGCGGCGTCTGGTCGTCGACACGGCCGCCGCCCTCCTCGCCGAGCTGCCGGGAGTCCTCGTGGTGCCCATGACACTGCTGAGGCAGGACTACCGCGACGAGATCTTCGGCGGGCTCGCCTCCCGGCGCATTCCGGTGCGCCACGTGCTGCTCTCACCTGAGGAAACGATCCTGCGCAGGCGGATAGCCCACCGCGAGAAGTCCGCGGACGACCCCGAGCAGGCCGGGCGGACCCGGCAGTGGGCGTACGAGCACATCGAGCACTACCGGGCGGCGCTCGACTGGATCACCGCGGACGCCCACACGGTCGACACCAGCACGCTCACACCGCGCGCGACGGCCGAACGTATCGCCGAGGCCCTGCGCACCGGTGAGGCCCGGGAGTGCGGGATAGTCCAGACGCCCGAGCCGCGTGCGGAGACCGTCGCCTCCGGGGTTCTCCTCTTCGACGAGCAGGACCGCGTCCTGCTCGTCGACCCGACCTACAAACCCGGCTGGGAGTTCCCCGGCGGCGTGGTGGAACCGGGGGAGGCCCCGGCGCGGGCCGGGATGAGGGAGGTCGCCGAGGAGCTCGGCCTCCACCTCGGGACGGCACCGAAGCTCCTGGTGGTCGACTGGGAGGCCCCGAAGCCGCCCGGCTACGGAGGCCTGCGCTTCCTGTTCGACGGCGGCCTCCTGCGGGGCGAGGACGCCGGCCGGATGCTGCTCCCCGGGGCGGAGCTGCGCGGCTGGCGTTTCGTCACCGAGGCCGAGGCGGCCTCGCTGCTGCCGCCCACCCGTTACGAGCGGCTGCGCTGGGCCCTGAGGGCCCGCGAACGGTCCGCCGTACTGAATCTCGAGGCCGGAGTGCCGGTGGGCGGGTAGCGAAGGCTTCGCACCCTGCTCGCCTCGGCCGACGGGCGAGCGTCCGGCTCGCTCGCCGACCGAAGGTGCCCTGGTGATTCAATCCCTCGAACTTCTTGAAGCGGGTCCGCAAGGCGCGCAGCTGTGGGGTCGCGTTGTGCCGGTCCAAGTCTTCTCGGGCGCGCCAGACCTCGGTGACGGTCCCGAACTCGACGCCTGCGTCCAGGAGCACCGGCGGAAGCGACTGCAGGAGCTGGACAGCCGCATGACCGACCTGCAACGTGCCCGCACCTCACTCAGCGACCTCCTCGGCACCTCGACGCGAGCTTCCCGGGCCGCGTCCTCGCCCGCCTGAGTCAACCTCAGGACGCCCCCCTCGCCGGGAGGTCTAAGCTCGGCAGATGACCTTGCAATGGGAACAGGTAGTCGTCCACTCGGTGGACCCGGCGGCTCTGGGACAGTGGTGGGCCGAGGCTCTCGGCTGGGTCGTGGTCCACTCCTCCGACGACGAGTTCGAGATCCGCCCGGAACCGGATCGCCTGCCGGGGCTGGACTTCGTCCGGATCGACGAGGGCAAGAAGGCCAAGAGCCGGCTGCACCTCGACTTCAGGCCTGACGACCAGGACGCCGAGGTGGCTCGTCTGGAGGCCCATGGCGCGCAGCGGGTCGACATCGGCCAGGGTGTTCAGTCGTGGGTCGTGTTGGCGGACCCCGAAGGCAACGAGTTCTGTGTCCTCGGCCGGCGGCGTCAGTGAGGCCCGCGTCCGGGTGGGTCCGCTGGTGTACCGATCGACCGGCGGTTCGGCCCTCGCGCCGAACGCCGGCGGATCGCCCCGGCAGAGCGTGGTTGCGCGAACGCGGAGCAACCGTCGATCCCCCTGAGCTCTCGCTCCCGCACGGGCGAGCCGTCCCTGCGGCCGGCCCGGCAGGGAACCGGCCGGAGTGCCGTGGTGTCAGCTGCCACGGCGCCGAGCCGTGGGAGCACGGCTCCATCAGCGGCTGAACCGGTTTCTCCGCGGTCGTGGGAGCGGGCCGGCCACGTCAGGGGCTCGCACGGACGCGCAGATACTCCGACACGGTAGCCGTGCGCAAGCCTCGCGCATCGATGACACGGATCGGTGCGGCAAACTGCCGCCGCACCACCTGGACACCCGCACGGGCCGCAGCCTTCGAGCCCGTCGGAGCCGTGCGCCGGCCGTCCTCCGCCCGCTCGGTGAGCAGCGTCGGACGGCGGCGACTTCCGCGTCCACTCCAGGGGGCAGCCCCCGGCCGGGCCTCACACCTTCTTGGACTCCGCGTAGTTCCGCAGGAACAGTGCCTCGGCGACCGAGAGCCGCTCGAGCTCCTCGGGCGACACGCTTTCGTTCACCGCGTGGATCTGCGCCTCGGGCTCACTGAGCCCTATCAGGAGGATCTCCGCCTCGGGATACAGCTCGGAGAGGGCGTTGCAGAGCGGGATCGAGCCGCCCATGCCGGAGGCCTGCATCTCCTCACCCGGGTAGGCGACCCGCATGGCGTCCGCCATCGCCGTGTACGCGGGGCTGCTGAGGTCGGCGCGGAACGGCTGCCCCTGACCGACCTGTTCGACCGAGACCCTGGCACCCCACGGTGCGTGCGACTCGAGATGGGAGGTCAGCAGCTTCGTCGCCCGGCCGGCGTCCTGGCCCGGCGGCACCCGGAGGCTGATCTGCGCCCGGGCGCTCGCCTGCAGCGACGGCGTGGCGCCCACCACCGGAGGGCAGTCGACACCGATGACGGTCACCGCGGGGCGCGCCCAGATCCGGTCGGCCACCGTGCCCGTGCCGATCAGCTCCACACCGTCCAGCACCTTGGCGTCCTTGCGGAACTCGTCCTCGGGGTACTGCAGCCCGTCCCACGTGGCGTCCGTCGTGAGTCCGTCGACCGTCGTCGTACCGTCCGCGGCCCGCAGCGTCGACAGCAACTGGATCATCGCGGCCAGCGCGTCCGGGGCGGCACCGCCGAACTGCCCGGAGTGCAGATTTCCCTCGAGGGTGTCCAGTCGCACGCGCAGCATGGTCATGCCCCGCAGCGTCGAGGTGACGGTGGGCAGACCGACGCGGAAGTTGCCGGTGTCCCCGATCACGACGGTGTCGGCGGCGAGCAGTTCCGGGTGCGCCTGCGCGTACTGTTCGAGACCGCCGGTCCCCTGCTCCTCGGAACCCTCCACGATCACCTTGACCGAGACGGGGACGCCGCCGTCCGCCTTGAGGGCGCGCAGCGCGAGCAGGTGCATGATGAAGCCGCCCTTGCAGTCCGCGGCGCCCCGGCCGAACCAGCGGCCGTCGCGCTCGGTCAGCTCGAACGGCGGGGAGATCCAGGCCGACTCGTCCAGCGGCGGCTGCACGTCGTAGTGCGCGTACAGCAGGACCGTCGGCGCGCCGGCCGGTCCGGGCAGGAAGCCGTAGACCGACCGGGTGCCGTCGGGCGTGTCGAGCAGGGCGACGTCCTGGAAGTCCTCGGCGCGCAGCGCGTCGGCGACCCAGTCGGCCGCTGCCTCGCACTCGCTCTTCGGGAACTGCGCGGGGTCCGCCACCGACCGGAAGGCCACCAGCTCGGTCAGCTCCGCCTTCGCGCGGGGCATCAGCGAGGCAACGGTCTCGGTCATCGGACGGGCGGTCATGGGCACGCTCCTCGTGGGTGCGACGTCAGGTCTGTGGGGCGCTGTGTGCGCGTCCGGGGGCGAGGCCGTCGGTGCGGCGTTGCCTGTACGACGAAATCATGGCTGATCCTCCCACAGCGATGCCGGGCCACCGCGCGCCGTAGGATGCCGGGAGCAGCTGGGGCCACTGGTCGGGATCGGGAGCAGAAGCACATCGTGAGCAGCGAGAACGCAGACGCCGGACGTGAGCCGGAAGAGTCGTCGGTACCGCAGGAGTTGTCGGTGTGGGACGTCGTGGTGGTCGGCGCCGGCCCGGCCGGCGCTTCCGCGGCGTACGCGGCGGCCGTTGCAGGCCGGCGGGTGCTGCTGCTGGAGAAGGCGGAGCTGCCGCGGTACAAGACGTGCGGCGGCGGAATCATCGGATTCTCCCGGGACTCCCTGCCCCCGGGGTTCGAACTCCCCCTGAAGGACCGGATCCACGCGGTCACGTTCTCGCTCAACGGGAAGCTGTCCCGTACCCGCAGGTCCAAGCGCATGCTCTTCGGGCTGATCAACCGGCCGGAGTTCGACGCCGGCCTGGTGGAGGAGGCGCAGAAGGCGGGTACCGAACTGCGCACCGGTGTGACGGTGACGCGTGTCGAGCAGCACGGGCCGGCCGTTCCGGACCGGCGCACGGTCGCCGTGGTGCTGGCCGGCGGTGAGACGGTGCTCGCCCGGGCGGTCGTCGGCGCCGACGGCAGTGCAGGCCGCATAGGAGCCCACGTCGGGGTGAAGCTCGACCAGGTGGACCTCGGTCTCGAGGCCGAGATCCCCGTGCCCGCGACGGTCGCGGAGGACTGGGCGGGGCGGGTTCTGATCGACTGGGGGCCGATGCCCGGGAGTTACGGCTGGGTCTTCCCCAAGGGCGACACGCTGACCGTCGGGGTGATCGCGGCGCGTGGTGACGGTGCGGGGACCAAGCGCTATCTGGAGGACTTCATCGGCCGGCTGGGCCTCGCCGGTTTCGAGCCGACGATCTCCTCGGGCCATCTGACGCGGTGCCGCAGCGAGGACTCGCCGCTCTCCCGTGGCCGGGTGGTGGTCTGCGGTGACGCGGCCGGACTCCTCGAGCCGTGGACGAGGGAAGGCATCTCCTTCGCCTTGAGGTCCGGACGGCTCGCGGGCGAGTGGGCGGTACGCATCGCGGAGGCGCACGATGCCGTCGACGCCCGGCGCCAGGCACTCAACTACGCCTTCGCGATCAAGGCGGGGCTGGGCGTCGAGATGGGTGTCGGCCGGCGCATGCTCAAGCTGTTCGAGCGGCGCCCCGGAATCCTGCACGCGGTGCTGACCGGTTTCCGTCCCGCCTGGAAGGCGTTCGCCGGGGTCACCCGGGGGACCACCTCGCTGGCCGAGCTGGTCCGTACGCACCCGCTGGCGCAGCGGGCCATGTCGGCGATGGACCGCTGAGGGCGGGCTGCCCCGGGCCTGCCCCGCGCCTCGCCGGGCGTGTCAGCCGTCGACGGTGATGCGGAAGACCGGGTGGTCGGGGCAGGCGGCGAGGAGCTCCGCGTCCGTGGACCGCGCGGTGACGCCCTGGAAGTACTGGTCGACCTCCCAGCCCCATCGCTGGAGGTAGGCGCGTACGACGCGCGCCTTCTGCTCGTCGTCCGCGATCTCCACGGCCGTGAAGCTGCGGATCTTCCGGCCCACCCGCAGCTCCCCGCCGCCAGCCACCCGCATGTTGCGCACCCACTGGGAGTGGCCGCGGGCGGAGACCAGGTACTGGGCGCCCTCGTAGGTGTGGGGGTTCACGGGGATGCGCTGCATCTGTCCGCTCCTGCGGCCGCGGACCGACATCTCTGCGGTGCCGAGGAGGCTGATGCCGCGGCGTGCGAGCCGGCCGATGATGCTGTTCATCCGGACGGTGAAGGGGCCGCCCTGAAGGTAGTACGGCTGCTGAGACATGGTGCTGACTCCCGTTTTGGCTGTAGTCCGGCGCTCTCATTCGAGAGCACTGCTCTCGCTCGAGATCAGTGTGCACGCGGGCCCGCCCTGAAGCAAGAGCAGTGCTCTCGTTTTAGGTCGCTGCTCCGTATCCGTGGCAGACTGACAGCATGAGCACCATCCGAGGAGCCAGGGAGCGCGCCCGCGTCGAAGTCACCGCGGCCATCAAGGACGAAGCCAGGAGGCAACTCGCGGCGGACGGCGCCGCGAAACTCTCCTTGCGCGCCGTGGCCCGTGAGCTGGGCATGGTCTCCTCCGCGCTCTACCGCTACTTCCCGAGCCGCGACGACCTCCTCACGGCCCTCATCGTCGACGCCTACGACGCGGTCGGCGAAGCCGCCGAGGCCGCCCGGGCGACGGCGGGCGGCTCCACCGGCCCGCATACCGCACGCTGGGCGGTGGTCGCCTGCGCGGTGAGGGACTGGGCGCTCCGCCACCCGCACGAGTACGCCCTGATCTACGGCTCGCCCGTCCCCGGCTACACCGCCCCGCAGGAGACCGTCGGCCCCGCGTCCCGGGTGGGCCTCGTCCTCGTCGGACTCGCGCGCGACGCCCACCGCACGGACGGCCTGGCCGTCCCCCGGCTGAGCGCGGAGCTGCGCCCCGAGGTCGAACGCATG from Streptomyces sp. B1I3 includes:
- a CDS encoding aldolase — translated: MGQQEKVATSLAGAVGEQISASLTAVDAELARRYPGDPGTRQPVHTVYVPADTFGATTVRSWGDRALEALDEHAPDAAALAGILGIPEELAEPVHDRVRAKLEREPVEDLRIDFEDGYGPRPDAEEDEAAARAARLVSQAYANGTAAPYMGIRTKCMEAAVRDRGIRTTDIFLTGLMRAGGLPDGLVLTLPKVTYPEQVTAFVRLLEAFEEAHGLPAGRLGFEIQIETSQSILAADGTAAVARMIDAAQGRATGLHYGTFDYSACVGVSPAYQASDHPAADHAKAVMQVAAAGTGVRVCDGSTNVLPVGPAQQVHDAWRLHYGLTRRALARAYYQGWDMHPGHLPTRYAAVYTFYREGMGAAASRLAAYVAKAGGDVMDEPATAKALSGYLLRGIDCGALDTAEVVELTGLSRADLDGFASPRRGGLTVTAP
- a CDS encoding TetR/AcrR family transcriptional regulator, whose amino-acid sequence is MSTIRGARERARVEVTAAIKDEARRQLAADGAAKLSLRAVARELGMVSSALYRYFPSRDDLLTALIVDAYDAVGEAAEAARATAGGSTGPHTARWAVVACAVRDWALRHPHEYALIYGSPVPGYTAPQETVGPASRVGLVLVGLARDAHRTDGLAVPRLSAELRPEVERMGSDLAPDLPPAAVAALVAAWAQLFGLISFELFGQFTRVVEDREPFFRHAALELARSAGLMDGPHGGAA
- a CDS encoding geranylgeranyl reductase family protein, which translates into the protein MSSENADAGREPEESSVPQELSVWDVVVVGAGPAGASAAYAAAVAGRRVLLLEKAELPRYKTCGGGIIGFSRDSLPPGFELPLKDRIHAVTFSLNGKLSRTRRSKRMLFGLINRPEFDAGLVEEAQKAGTELRTGVTVTRVEQHGPAVPDRRTVAVVLAGGETVLARAVVGADGSAGRIGAHVGVKLDQVDLGLEAEIPVPATVAEDWAGRVLIDWGPMPGSYGWVFPKGDTLTVGVIAARGDGAGTKRYLEDFIGRLGLAGFEPTISSGHLTRCRSEDSPLSRGRVVVCGDAAGLLEPWTREGISFALRSGRLAGEWAVRIAEAHDAVDARRQALNYAFAIKAGLGVEMGVGRRMLKLFERRPGILHAVLTGFRPAWKAFAGVTRGTTSLAELVRTHPLAQRAMSAMDR
- a CDS encoding ROK family protein, which codes for MHTDLVAALDIGGTKIAGALVDGGGALLVRARRPTPAREDEEAVMGAVSEVLAELMASPLWHRAATVGIGSAGPVDASAGTVSPVNVPGWRDFPLVERVRRATGGLPVVLVGDGVAMTAAEHWLGAARGYDNALCMVVSTGVGGGLVLGGRLHPGPTGNAGHIGHICVDLEGDLCPCGARGCVERLASGPNIARRALENGWLPGRDGDVTAAAVAAAARAGDPVAIASYERAAQALAAGIAATATLVEIDIVVIGGGVAGAGDVLFAPLRRSLRDYATLSFVQGLTVAPAVMGTDAGLVGAAAAATAVPSGAGDVRAVAAQ
- a CDS encoding dipeptidase produces the protein MTARPMTETVASLMPRAKAELTELVAFRSVADPAQFPKSECEAAADWVADALRAEDFQDVALLDTPDGTRSVYGFLPGPAGAPTVLLYAHYDVQPPLDESAWISPPFELTERDGRWFGRGAADCKGGFIMHLLALRALKADGGVPVSVKVIVEGSEEQGTGGLEQYAQAHPELLAADTVVIGDTGNFRVGLPTVTSTLRGMTMLRVRLDTLEGNLHSGQFGGAAPDALAAMIQLLSTLRAADGTTTVDGLTTDATWDGLQYPEDEFRKDAKVLDGVELIGTGTVADRIWARPAVTVIGVDCPPVVGATPSLQASARAQISLRVPPGQDAGRATKLLTSHLESHAPWGARVSVEQVGQGQPFRADLSSPAYTAMADAMRVAYPGEEMQASGMGGSIPLCNALSELYPEAEILLIGLSEPEAQIHAVNESVSPEELERLSVAEALFLRNYAESKKV
- a CDS encoding nitroreductase/quinone reductase family protein, whose product is MSQQPYYLQGGPFTVRMNSIIGRLARRGISLLGTAEMSVRGRRSGQMQRIPVNPHTYEGAQYLVSARGHSQWVRNMRVAGGGELRVGRKIRSFTAVEIADDEQKARVVRAYLQRWGWEVDQYFQGVTARSTDAELLAACPDHPVFRITVDG
- a CDS encoding VOC family protein; amino-acid sequence: MTLQWEQVVVHSVDPAALGQWWAEALGWVVVHSSDDEFEIRPEPDRLPGLDFVRIDEGKKAKSRLHLDFRPDDQDAEVARLEAHGAQRVDIGQGVQSWVVLADPEGNEFCVLGRRRQ
- a CDS encoding LacI family DNA-binding transcriptional regulator, with product MAMTARHSESRYGNRPTMKDVAARAGVGLKTVSRVVNGEPGVTPDTERRVQEAIEAMGFRRNDSARVLRKGRTASIGLVLEDLADPFYGPLSRAVEEVARAHGALLINGSSAEDPEREQELVLALCARRVDGLIVIPAGDDHRYLEPEIKAGIATVFVDRPAGRVEADMVLSDSFGGAREGVAHLVAHGHRRIGFIGDRPRIHTAKERLRGYHTALTDAGITVEDSWVSLGSTDPARVREAAETMLRGPEPVTALFAGNNRVTVTAVRVLAECDRRIALVGFDDIELADLLGITVISQDAAAVGRTAAEHLFRRLDGADHAPVRVELPTRLIPRGSGELPPAGA
- a CDS encoding NUDIX hydrolase yields the protein MIVWINGAFGAGKTSAACELIDLIPNSTFYDPELIGGGLRHLLPQKKLAEVTDFQDLPIWRRLVVDTAAALLAELPGVLVVPMTLLRQDYRDEIFGGLASRRIPVRHVLLSPEETILRRRIAHREKSADDPEQAGRTRQWAYEHIEHYRAALDWITADAHTVDTSTLTPRATAERIAEALRTGEARECGIVQTPEPRAETVASGVLLFDEQDRVLLVDPTYKPGWEFPGGVVEPGEAPARAGMREVAEELGLHLGTAPKLLVVDWEAPKPPGYGGLRFLFDGGLLRGEDAGRMLLPGAELRGWRFVTEAEAASLLPPTRYERLRWALRARERSAVLNLEAGVPVGG